A portion of the Gigantopelta aegis isolate Gae_Host chromosome 10, Gae_host_genome, whole genome shotgun sequence genome contains these proteins:
- the LOC121382935 gene encoding uncharacterized protein LOC121382935, giving the protein MASAAKSVKLSDTKESKDEPSNMFSAPSATSDVVLLVEYKPIHVNKAILSLASPVSAAMFEDNFKEKHAAEIPLPDKKYKDFIEFLLCLYPNTAKPVDQYNINIVLPLADEYQVENLKRRSEAMILVLFKIKRKHISTSELVNFLFLSDKYAFKHALSEVINLAGERCPTDLFQIADFDRVSSDIKFSILKRYLTSFVDPAKRILREVQSVCDCAEGALLGTIKRREACIHTRRRCQHCEQCDLCLSHVERSLKPVLEFYKCSKSNLAELLK; this is encoded by the coding sequence ATGGCCTCAGCTGCAAAATCAGTTAAACTTTCGGATACTAAAGAGTCGAAAGACGAACCGTCAAACATGTTTAGTGCACCAAGCGCCACCAGCGATGTCGTCCTACTGGTGGAGTACAAGCCAATACATGTCAACAAAGCAATTCTGTCCTTGGCTTCACCTGTATCCGCCGCCATGTTTGAAGACAACTTCAAGGAGAAACACGCAGCAGAGATCCCACTTCCGGACAAGAAGTATAAAGATTTCATTGAGTTCCTTCTCTGCTTATATCCAAACACAGCTAAACCTGTCGACCAATATAATATCAACATTGTGCTGCCCTTGGCAGACGAGTACCAAGTGGAGAATCTAAAGAGGAGATCAGAGGCTATGatcttagttttatttaaaataaaacgtaAACACATTTCTACAAGCGAACTGGTGAACTTCCTGTTCCTGTCGGACAAATATGCTTTCAAACATGCACTATCAGAAGTCATCAACCTAGCAGGAGAGCGCTGTCCTACCGACCTATTTCAGATAGCAGACTTCGACAGAGTTAGCTCAGATATCAAATTCAGTATACTAAAACGTTATCTCACTAGTTTTGTAGACCCAGCTAAAAGAATATTACGTGAAGTGCAGAGTGTATGTGATTGTGCAGAAGGAGCCCTCCTAGGAACAATCAAACGCCGGGAAGCCTGTATTCATACTCGTAGAAGATGCCAACATTGCGAACAGTGTGATTTATGTCTGTCACACGTAGAAAGGTCTTTGAAACCAGTGCTGGAGTTCTATAAATGTAGTAAAAGTAATTTGGCTGAATTACTTAAGTAA